The DNA region ACGCCACTCGCACTACCTGGTGGCCATGAAGGTCATGTTCAAGGAGGAGCTGCGCAAGGGCTGTGTGCAGCGCCAGGTTCTGCGCGAGATCGAGATCCAGTCGCGACTAAAGCACCCGCACATCCTGCGCCTGCTCACCTGGTTCCACGACGAGAGCCGCATCTACCTGGCTCTGGAGATAGCTTCCGAAGGCGAGCTGTTCAAGCATCTGCGCGGAGCTCCCAATCACCGATTCGATGAACCCAGGTCGGCCAAATACACCTACCAGGTGGCCAATGCCCTCAACTACTGCCATTTGAACAACGTGATCCATCGGGATCTGAAGCCGGAGAACATCCTTCTGACCAGCACCGACGATCTGAAGCTGGCCGACTTTGGTTGGTCGGCGCACACGCCCAACAACAAGCGAAGGACTCTGTGCGGCACATTGGATTACCTGCCGCCGGAGATGGTGGACGGCAACTCCTACGACGACTCGGTGGACCAGTGGTGCCTGGGCATCTTGTGTTACGAGTTCGTCGTTGGGTGTCCGCCCTTCGAGTCGAACAGCACGGAGAGCACATACAGCAAGATTAGGCGCATGGAGATCTCCTATCCGTCGCATTTGTCCAAGGGCTGCAAGGAGCTGATTGGCGGGGTAAGATGATTGATTTCCCTATGCTATCCGTTTACTTCAACTTGTTTCACTCTTGGTAGCTTCTACGCAAGGAGAGCAAGGGCCGAATCACCTTGGTGGAGGTCATGACGCACTATTGGGTCAAGGAGGGAATGGCCCAAAGGGAGCAAGAGCTTCTCAAACGGGAGCGCGGCAAGGAGAATACTGCAAGGAATTGAATGATTTCCACTTAGCAGTTTGTAACGacttttttacaattttaatatgtTTAATAAACGGTTTAAGGAATGAATTGAAGAGTTGAGTGATATTTTACTGAAATTTTtgtatgtataaaaattatctAGACAAAATAATTGGGTTTTCTTTCCCATACGTtttaaaacgaaaaaaaaaagaatatttatGTGATCCATTCTATGTTAATCACGGGGTGCCGCAAAGCCCGTATTAAAATTATGAAGTATGCTTTGAAAAAACTGTTCCTAAAAACAGCAAGTTTACACAAAAAACTATATTCATAGATTCTGTGAAATCCACGGATTTCTTGGTTGGTCCTCGAACCAACCGTTCCCAAAACCGTTGAATATACCCAAGAAAATAACAGAATATTTTAGATAAGTTTGataaaaattcttttattttattaagaaCCTCCAACAAAATATAGGTTtaaatatatcattattatatattatatattataacccTCCCAAAATTTATTGTCCTACGCTCATGAGGGATAGGTATTTCCAGTTCTTAGGCAGTGCAATATTATCGCGCTATCTGCGAACGGTCAccctaaataaataaaagacaATTTCAAGCGTAAAATAAACCCTAAAAAGTCAATGATTCGCTCGATTTGTGAATTGTGCACCCATCAGTGAGTGGGCAAAGTGCGGCTGCCGACGTGACTGCCCCCAGGAGCCCCGAGTACCGCCCAGGAGCGGATCGTGGGTCGCCAGAGGAGCCGAGGAAGTACAGCAacaattgttatttttcgcccGTCGATTTTCAGGGGGAGGGGGCTACGGACATCAGCCCCTTCGGTTTCTAATTGAATTAAAAGAAAAGGGGGAGAGGCAATAATACCCAGGTCAGTCCAATAAAAGCCAGGCAGCATCGTAATGGTCTTCAT from Drosophila subpulchrella strain 33 F10 #4 breed RU33 chromosome 2L, RU_Dsub_v1.1 Primary Assembly, whole genome shotgun sequence includes:
- the LOC119546866 gene encoding aurora kinase B, producing MTLSRTKHANRNHLPHLLTKVPEDHQEPIKNMCLKMMSHDAYGQPYDWSPRDFEMGAHLGRGKFGRVYLARERHSHYLVAMKVMFKEELRKGCVQRQVLREIEIQSRLKHPHILRLLTWFHDESRIYLALEIASEGELFKHLRGAPNHRFDEPRSAKYTYQVANALNYCHLNNVIHRDLKPENILLTSTDDLKLADFGWSAHTPNNKRRTLCGTLDYLPPEMVDGNSYDDSVDQWCLGILCYEFVVGCPPFESNSTESTYSKIRRMEISYPSHLSKGCKELIGGLLRKESKGRITLVEVMTHYWVKEGMAQREQELLKRERGKENTARN